One Ranitomeya imitator isolate aRanImi1 chromosome 1, aRanImi1.pri, whole genome shotgun sequence DNA window includes the following coding sequences:
- the TTC31 gene encoding tetratricopeptide repeat protein 31: MEEDSDDSYPDEYYYYNDDDEVDEDCGFWDGTSAPGTYCGFRPSFLYSQDYNLHTSNYITREQADKNAEELLEEEKKEKEKADKKRLKKKRQKDRKRQQKLKEEEQPVGENLDPVDGTRAALATDGAQDDIGELGNEDSLDLGSSFVRQAQKKMENKPKPERKERNKEVLRERGRDKSQDSMQENMNPLVEKSKTSPPAAQGNGRAVDLYSIQQSVDLASIGNNLASMGRYMEALHYYTEAIRLNPGDYRFLGNRSYSYERVGRCQEALQDAERSLELHPHFIKGYFRKGKALKGLKRYSEAITAFQQVLSCDLSRAEAAKEVAECQQKLQELAMAARKITLSNTPLGLMPTPLSSAGENNSNKVFIPRNLVYTRSNKGQSAPKTAAQNLPTAKPAAKPVPTSSTLYPVWVGNITSRITEDVLRSQFAVFGAIHSLRILYSRTCAFINFSSKHAAEAAFRALQGLSIEGTTFVLQLRNPEHTNLNLEGSAAK, from the exons ATTCGGATGACAGTTATCCTGATGAATACTATTATTATAATGACGACGATGAGGTTGATGAGGACTGTGGCTTCTGGGATGGGACATCTGCTCCAGGGACATATTGTGGCTTCCGCCCGTCTTTTCTTTATTCTCAAGATTATAATTTGCATACCAGTAATTATATAACTAGAGAG CAGGCAGATAAAAATGCTGAAGAACTCCTAGAGGAGGAGAAAAAGGAAAAGGAGAAAGCGGATAAAAAGAGACTGAAGAAGAAG AGACAGAAGGATCGTAAACGTCAGCAGAAGCTAAAGGAGGAGGAGCAGCCGGTGGGGGAGAACCTA GATCCAGTAGATGGTACCAGAGCTGCGCTCGCTACGGACGGTGCACAGGATGATATTGGAGAATTAGGAAATGAG GACAGTCTCGATCTTGGAAGCTCATTTGTACGTCAGGCACAAAAAAAGATGGAGAATAAACCAAAGCCGGAGAGGAAAGAGCGAAATAAGGAAGTTTTACGTGAAAGAGGGCGAGACAAATCCCAGGACAGCATGCAGGAGAACATGAACCCACTGGTAGAAAAGTCAAAGACGTCTCCACCAGCAGCACAGGGAAAT GGGCGTGCTGTGGATCTCTATAGCATACAGCAGAGTGTGGATTTAGCGA GTATTGGTAATAATTTGGCCAGCATGGGGCGCTACATGGAGGCGTTACATTATTATACTGAAGCTATTAGATTAAACCCCGGTGACTACAG GTTCCTGGGGAATCGCTCGTACAGTTATGAGCGCGTTGGTCGCTGTCAGGAAGCTCTGCAGGATGCTGAGAGGTCACTGGAGTTACATCCACATTTTATAAAGGGATATTTCCGAAAAGGCAAAGCCCTGAAGGGACTGAAG AGATATTCTGAGGCCATTACCGCATTCCAGCAAGTCTTATCATGTGACCTAAGTCGTGCGGAGGCGGCCAAGGAGGTTGCGGAGTGTCAGCAGAAGTTGCAG GAGCTGGCTATGGCAGCGAGGAAAATAACCTTGAGTAATACCCCGCTGGGCCTAATGCCAACTCCGCTGA GCTCTGCAGGAGAAAATAATAGTAATAAAGTGTTTATCCCCCGTAATCTGGTGTATACAAGATCCAATAAAGGACAATCTGCCCCCAAGACTGCAGCCCAAAACCTGCCCACAGCCAAACCCGCAGCCAAACCGGTGCCGACGAGCAG CACGTTGTACCCAGTCTGGGTCGGGAATATTACCAGCAGGATCACAGAGGACGTGTTGAGATCACAGTTTGCCGT GTTTGGTGCCATTCATTCCCTCCGTATTCTGTACAGCAGGACCTGCGCCTTTATAAACTTCTCCAGTAAACATGCGGCGGAGGCAGCCTTCCGAGCCCTGCAG GGACTGAGCATTGAGGGGACCACGTTTGTTCTCCAGCTGCGAAACCCAGAACACACAAACCTGAATCTTGAAGGGTCTGCAGCCAAGTGA